The nucleotide sequence CACTTCGCCGCCCTGCTGGTGGGCCAGCAGCTGCGCGCCGTAGCACACGCCCAGCACCGGCACCTGGCCCAAGTAGGCGCTCAGGTCGGGGTCAGGCGAGTCGGCGTCGCGCACGGAACACGGGGAGCCCGAAAGCACAACGCCCCGGATATCCTCAGTGAGGGCCGGGGCGTGGTTATACGGATGAATTTCGCAGTAGACATTCAGCTCCCGGATGCGCCGGGCAATGAGCTGGGTGTACTGCGACCCAAAATCGAGAATCAGGATTTGTTGAGGCATACTGCAAAGCTACTCACGGATTTTGCGGAATAGGAAACTTCCGGCACATTAAATCCATTTGCAGGCCATAGGCACCAAGGCCCGTCGGCCGGCTGCCAGTGCGTGTTGGCCGTGCGCAGGCAGCCATTCCCCGTATCTGTGGCGGCCTGAAACGGGTTTGGGTAGTAGGTTTGCGCCAACGAAGGTATTTTTCACCAACCGTGGGCTGTACCATGCCGTAGTAGAGCACAGAGGCCGTTTTTGGGCTGTGCTTTTAGGATTAATCTTTTGTATCTGCCATGTTTTTCAAAGTTTTACTTCTGGGGGTGTTGGGTGGAGGAGTAGGCGCCGGACTGGCACCGGGCGCGGCACCAGTGCACGCCGTGCCGCAGCAGACGGCCCCGCACCAGCTGGTGGGCACCGTGGCCAGCCGCAGCGGCGAACCCCTGGCCGGGGCCACCGTCATGATAGTGGCCAACCGCAACTCCTCGGTCATCACCAACTCGGCCGGCCGCTTCCTGCTGCCCAGCCCGCAGCCCACGCCCGAGCTGCACGTCAGCTTCGCCGGCTACTACGATACCACCGTGGTGATGCCGCCGGCCGGCCAGCCGCTGGTAGTGGAGCTGCGCCCGGTGGCCCGCTACAAGAAGCAGCTCAAGAAACAGCTGAAGTCGGCCGACAAGGCGTGGCGTAAGAACTAGCGCCATCAGGCCCGGCACCGGCCATCTTTCGCCAATCTCCCGAAGGGCGGCCGGTGCCCTGCTCCGCAGTAGCAAGCCGTGTGCTGCGCTGGCTGGATTTTTTTTGGCCACGCAGCATAGGCAGCAGCGCTTTGGATACGAACCACTTACTGCGTGGGTACCGAACCGGAAAGGGCTCTGGATGCAGAAATTCCAGGAAAATAGTTGCCACAGTTGGCGCAATAGCCAAATCTGTGCGTACCTTTGACCCGGCGAGTCAGAACGACCAGCTCCTGTTGAACTCCCCCAGGACCGGAAGGTAGCAAGGGTAGACGGTTGAGCGGTGCGATTTTGGCTCGCTTTTTTTTCACGGATTGCGCCGGCCCAGCCGGATTTCACGGTTGCGTGACCAATTCGCCAGTAAGCAAAGAGCGGCTCCCAGGAGCCGCTCTTTGTGTTTCCGGCCCGTGAGCCGCGGCCGGCCGCTGGCCTGTTGGGTACAAAATCCGTGCAATCCGAGAAATCCGCTTAATCCGTGATTAGCTTTGCAGCCATTGTTGTCCCCAACCTACCCGCATGAAATTCTTCATTGACACCGCCAACCTGAAAGAAATTCAGGAGGCCGTAGAACTTGGCGTCCTCGACGGCGTGACTACCAACCCTTCGCTGATGGCCAAAGAGGGCATCCGCGGCACCGATGCGGTGCTGAGCCACTACAAGCAGATCTGCGAGCTGGTGGATGGCGACGTGTCGGCCGAGGTAATTGCCACCGATTTCGAGGGCATCATCCGGGAAGGCGAGGCCCTGGCCGACCTGCACCCCAACATCGTGGTGAAGGTGCCCATGATCCGGGACGGCGTGAAAGCCATCAAGTATTTCTCGGAGAAAGGCATCAAAACCAACTGCACGCTGATTTTTTCGGCCGGGCAGGCACTGCTGGCCGCCAAAGCCGGGGCCACCTACGTGTCGCCGTTTGTGGGCCGCCTCGATGACATCGGGCACGACGGCCTGCAACTGGTGCAGCAGATCGTGGACATCTTCAGCAACTATGGCTACCCCACGCAGGTGCTGGCCGCCTCCGTGCGCCACGTGCCGCACCTGCTGCAGTGCGCCGAGCTGGGCGCCGACGTGGTAACCTGCCCGCTCAACGTCATCACGGGCCTGCTCAACCACCCGCTCACCGACAAAGGCCTGGCCACCTTCCTGGCCGACCACGCCAAGGTGAATGGCTAAATGGCTTAATTGTTAAATGGTTGGCTGTTCAGGTATCTGCACGGCCAACCGTTTAACCATTTGACAAGTAAGCCATTCAACTATGTACATCATCAAAGTAAAAGGCAAGGCCAAGATTCCGGACTATATCCAGCTGCGCGACGAGGAGTTTGTGCTCATCGCCTACTTCCGCGCCGACCGGCCCCTAAAAGACCTGCACCGCTATGGTCTGGAAGGCAAGGAGGCGCCGCTGGCGGCCGTTATTGAGGGCCTGGAGTTCGGCAAGCTGCAGAAGCTGGAAGTCTGAGCTGCCGCGCCGCGTTGTAGCGTTCCGGATGAAGTGAAGCTGTGGGGCTGACCGGGTTTGCCGGCGGCCGGCAGCGCGCTTCATCCGGAATTCTGTTTTTTCTGGAAGTCCCTCTGCCCCGTATCTTCGCCCCATGCCTACTGCCACCAACCCCGTTATCGAGCTCCACGACGCCTACATCATGCAGGATGTGAACACCGTGCTGCAAAAGGTGACATTCACGCTCGACAAAGGCGAATTTGCGTATCTGGTTGGCCGCACCGGCTCCGGCAAAAGCTCGTTGTTGAAAACCCTGTACGCCGATCTGGCCCTGGGCGGCGGCACGGGCACGGTGGTAGGGTTTCCGTTACCCAAGCTGAGTAGCGGCAGCAAAGTGCCGTTTCTGCGGCGCAAGCTGGGTATCATCTTCCAGGATTTCCAGCTGCTGTTCGACCGCACGGTGGCCGAAAACCTGCTGTTTGTGCTGAACGCCACCGGCTGGAACGGCAAAGCCCGCAAGCAGCAGCGGATTTCGGAGGTGCTCATGCAGGTAGGTTTGGCCAACTCGGCCGCCAAGATGCCGCACCAGCTGTCCGGCGGCGAGCAGCAGCGCGTGGTCATTGCCCGGGCCCTGCTCAACGAGCCGCTGTTGCTGCTCGCCGACGAGCCCACCGGCAACCTCGACCCCGATGTGGCCGACAGCATCATGCGCCTGTTTGTGGAAATCAACAACTCCGGCACGGCCGTGCTCATGGCCACCCACAACTACCAGATCATCCAGCAGTACCCCAAGCGGGTGCTCAAATGTGAAAAAGGGCAGCTGGTAGACTCCGCCACCACGCCGTTTCAGCTCAATTCCTTAAACTAGGCTGCTATCAGGCTCCGTTGCGGGGCCAGTGCTGCCAAGCAGTATTGAACGGACGGACGGTTTCTACATGCGCAAATCTGAGGTGAGCTTTCCGGGCCTTTCGGTGCTGATTCCGGTGTATAACCGTGACGTGACGCCGTTGGTAAGCGCCCTGCTGGCCCAGGCCGCCGACTGGAGCGGGCCGGTGGAAATCCACTGCCTCGACGACGCCTCCGAGCCCCGGTACCGCCGCCTCAACCAGGCGCTGGCCGATTTGCCGGGTGTCTGCTACCAGGAGCTGCCGCACAATGTGGGGCGCGCCGCCATCCGCAACCAGCTGGCCGCCGCCGCCCGCCACGAGTGGCTGCTGCTGCTCGACAACGATAGCCTGCTACCCGACGACCAGTTTCTGGCCCGCTATGCCGCGGCCCGGCTGCTGGCGCCGGTGCTGGTGGGGGGCACCACCTACGAAGCCCAGCCGCCGGCCGAGCCGGCTTTGTACCTACGCTGGCTCTACGGGCGCCGCCGCGAGGCCCGGCCGGCAGCCCTGCGCCAGCGGGCCCCGCACGGCCAACTCACCCTCAACAACATGCTGGTACAGGCCGCCGTGTTCCGCCGCTTCGGCCTCGATGAAACCCTGACCCGCTACGGCCACGAAGACACCAAGTTCGGGTGGCTGCTGCGGCAGGCCGGCACCGCCGTGCACCACCTCGACAACCCCGTGCTACACGACGGCCTGGAGCCCGCCGCCGTGTTCTTGGGCAAAACCCACGATGCCGTGCGCAACTTGGCCCGCCTCTACCACGCCGAAGGCCTGGGAGCCGATACCAAGCTGCTGAAAGCGGCCTTGCAGTTGCGCCGCTGGGGCTTGGGCGAGGCCGTGCGTGTGGCCTTTGCACTCCGGCAGCAGCAGGTGCGCCGCAACTTGCTTTCCGGCCAGCCCAGCCTGCGCCAGCTCGACGCCCTGAAGCTCTACTGGCTGCTGACGGAACTGAAGTAATAGTCAGGTTAGTCAGCTGCTGCCGGTGGAATGTTGCGACGATTTAGTGCATAAAAAAGGCCCCTTCTCACGTGAGAAGAGGCCTTTTGACCCGGGTGGGTGCGCTTAGTCGTTGTCGGTGTTTTTCACTTCCGACTTCGCTTCCTTGAAAGCGCCTTTCACGGCGCTGCCTACTTTCTTGCCGGCATTTTTTACGTCAGTGGCAGTGTTGCTAGCGGCCTGGCCCACTTTGCTGCGCTCGTCGGCGGTTTCTTCCTTCACGTCGTTGGCACCGCGGGCTACGGCATCAGCGCCCTGAGCAGCGCGGGCTTCCGACTTGTCAAACGACTTGAAGGCGGCGTACTTCAGTTTTTCCTTCTGAATCTCGGCCAGGTCTTTGGCTGGAATGTCGCCTTTCACCTTGTCGTATGCTTCGTCGAGGGCGCGCCATTCGGAGTTGATGTAACGCCAGTCTTCGATGTCGTACTTGTCTTCGTTCTGCTTCACGTTGGCCACGAATTTCTCGTACGTTGCGCGGGCATTAGCAG is from Hymenobacter yonginensis and encodes:
- a CDS encoding carboxypeptidase-like regulatory domain-containing protein, producing the protein MFFKVLLLGVLGGGVGAGLAPGAAPVHAVPQQTAPHQLVGTVASRSGEPLAGATVMIVANRNSSVITNSAGRFLLPSPQPTPELHVSFAGYYDTTVVMPPAGQPLVVELRPVARYKKQLKKQLKSADKAWRKN
- the fsa gene encoding fructose-6-phosphate aldolase — protein: MKFFIDTANLKEIQEAVELGVLDGVTTNPSLMAKEGIRGTDAVLSHYKQICELVDGDVSAEVIATDFEGIIREGEALADLHPNIVVKVPMIRDGVKAIKYFSEKGIKTNCTLIFSAGQALLAAKAGATYVSPFVGRLDDIGHDGLQLVQQIVDIFSNYGYPTQVLAASVRHVPHLLQCAELGADVVTCPLNVITGLLNHPLTDKGLATFLADHAKVNG
- a CDS encoding cell division ATP-binding protein FtsE yields the protein MPTATNPVIELHDAYIMQDVNTVLQKVTFTLDKGEFAYLVGRTGSGKSSLLKTLYADLALGGGTGTVVGFPLPKLSSGSKVPFLRRKLGIIFQDFQLLFDRTVAENLLFVLNATGWNGKARKQQRISEVLMQVGLANSAAKMPHQLSGGEQQRVVIARALLNEPLLLLADEPTGNLDPDVADSIMRLFVEINNSGTAVLMATHNYQIIQQYPKRVLKCEKGQLVDSATTPFQLNSLN
- a CDS encoding glycosyltransferase, whose translation is MRKSEVSFPGLSVLIPVYNRDVTPLVSALLAQAADWSGPVEIHCLDDASEPRYRRLNQALADLPGVCYQELPHNVGRAAIRNQLAAAARHEWLLLLDNDSLLPDDQFLARYAAARLLAPVLVGGTTYEAQPPAEPALYLRWLYGRRREARPAALRQRAPHGQLTLNNMLVQAAVFRRFGLDETLTRYGHEDTKFGWLLRQAGTAVHHLDNPVLHDGLEPAAVFLGKTHDAVRNLARLYHAEGLGADTKLLKAALQLRRWGLGEAVRVAFALRQQQVRRNLLSGQPSLRQLDALKLYWLLTELK